In the genome of Rhizobium rhizogenes, one region contains:
- a CDS encoding DUF1513 domain-containing protein yields the protein MISGTERMLIDRRSFIRAAGIPFLAALAPRSLHALERADAVFASAFRARDGSYGIATVSERGEIIDRVALPARAHGMATSHATGMTVAFARRPGTFFMAFDPARHREPIVMHTPENRHFYGHGQFSPDGAILYASENDFDGNRGVIGLYDAKNGFTRIGEYDAHGVGTHDMTVSDDGRLIVIANGGIETHPDFGRTKLNIDSMQPSLVLLDAATGQLIQKHTMPDGLRQLSTRHVDLGDDGRIWFACQYEGPRNDLPPLVGHFGKGEDVAFVDLPEETTVRLANYVGAIAVNRREGLVGLTSPNGNAAVTLDAKTGRVVSEVSVREAAGVAPAAKGIAVSSYDGFFEALRSDVAWDQHIVRISS from the coding sequence ATGATATCAGGCACCGAGCGGATGCTGATAGATCGCCGCAGCTTCATCAGGGCAGCGGGTATTCCCTTTCTTGCTGCTTTGGCTCCCCGTTCACTTCATGCGCTGGAACGGGCAGACGCGGTCTTTGCCTCCGCCTTCCGCGCCCGTGACGGCTCCTACGGCATTGCGACGGTGAGCGAACGCGGCGAGATCATCGACCGCGTTGCGCTTCCCGCCCGCGCCCATGGTATGGCGACGAGCCACGCGACCGGCATGACGGTGGCCTTTGCGCGCCGGCCCGGCACCTTCTTCATGGCCTTCGATCCCGCGCGGCATCGCGAACCGATCGTGATGCACACGCCGGAGAACCGCCATTTTTATGGCCATGGGCAATTTTCCCCCGATGGGGCGATCCTCTATGCCAGCGAAAACGACTTCGACGGCAATCGCGGTGTTATCGGGTTGTACGACGCCAAAAACGGATTTACCCGCATCGGTGAATATGACGCGCACGGCGTCGGTACGCATGACATGACGGTGAGCGATGACGGGCGGCTGATCGTGATCGCCAATGGCGGCATCGAAACCCATCCGGATTTCGGCCGCACCAAACTCAACATCGACAGCATGCAGCCGTCTCTCGTGCTTCTGGACGCCGCAACCGGCCAGCTGATCCAGAAACATACGATGCCGGACGGGCTGCGGCAGCTTTCCACCCGCCATGTCGACCTTGGCGATGACGGCCGCATCTGGTTCGCCTGCCAGTATGAGGGACCGCGCAACGATCTGCCGCCGCTGGTCGGCCATTTCGGCAAGGGCGAGGATGTGGCTTTCGTCGATCTGCCGGAGGAAACGACGGTGCGCCTTGCCAATTATGTCGGTGCCATCGCCGTCAATCGGCGCGAGGGACTGGTGGGCCTGACCTCGCCCAATGGCAATGCCGCCGTGACACTGGATGCGAAAACCGGGCGGGTGGTTTCAGAGGTAAGCGTGCGCGAAGCAGCGGGCGTTGCCCCCGCCGCCAAGGGCATTGCGGTTTCTTCCTATGACGGATTTTTCGAGGCGCTGCGCAGCGACGTGGCATGGGACCAGCATATCGTGCGTATCTCCAGCTAA